Proteins encoded by one window of Paenibacillus sp. DCT19:
- a CDS encoding glycine betaine ABC transporter substrate-binding protein, with translation MIPKIPLASWIESIVDWMSSSLSGLFKVISVVIESVVGYFSGLFMLPHPLLFIAILGVLAFIVGRLPLTLFTVIGFLLVDNLGYWSQSMDTLGLVITSGLISILLGVPIGIWLAYSKTAARIITPLLDFMQTMPAFVYLLPAVTFFSLGVVPGVIASVIFAIPPTIRLTHLGIKQVSGELVEAADAFGSTAAQKLFKVQLPLALPTVMSGINQTIMLSLSMVVIASMIGAQGIGAEVYRAVTQLQIGKGFEAGLAVVVLAIVLDRFTQNLFMPGRKKTSRVTSKQKAWITSVATLVVLLAGFSQYFVGGTTSAGGNNAAANAVGDEVNYQIIGIDPGAGIMKSTAKAIEDYNLTDWTLIEGSGAAMTATLDKAIKNEEPIIITGWTPHWMFNKYDLKYLEDPKKSFGDAEEIHTIARKGLKDDHPVAYEFLSRFKWTSDDMGEMMIGIQDGTSPEDAAKDYAEKHADQIDEWTKGLTPVNGDSFKLSYVAWDSEIASTNLLKYVMETKLGYKVNALQVEAGPMWTGVASGDVDASPAAWLPLTHADYWDRYKDQVDDLGANMTGVRTGLVVPGYMTDVNSIEDLETGAAASTAAPTASTNVGDEVNHQIVGIDPGAGLMKATANAIENYGLTNWNLVEGSGAAMTASLDKAYKNQEPIIVTGWTPHWMFNQYDLKYLDDPDKIFGDAEEVHTVGRKGIKEDHPVAYEFFSRFNWTADEMSEIMVDIQKGISPEEAAKTYAEKHPDQIEEWIKGLTPVKGDTLRLGYVAWDSEIASTNLLKYVLETDLGYNVQALQVEAGPMWAGLAAGDIDASPAVWLPLTHGDYWDSYGDKIDDIAVSMTGVKQGLVVPTYMDINSVEDLKDN, from the coding sequence ATGATTCCCAAAATACCACTAGCATCGTGGATTGAATCCATCGTTGACTGGATGAGCTCCTCGCTCTCCGGATTGTTTAAAGTTATTTCTGTTGTTATTGAGAGCGTGGTCGGATATTTCTCAGGATTGTTTATGCTGCCCCACCCACTCCTGTTCATTGCGATATTAGGTGTTCTTGCATTTATTGTGGGACGACTCCCACTGACCCTATTTACAGTGATCGGATTCCTACTTGTAGATAACCTCGGGTACTGGTCTCAATCAATGGATACACTCGGTCTCGTTATTACTTCCGGGTTAATCTCCATCCTACTCGGTGTACCGATTGGTATCTGGCTGGCATACAGCAAAACGGCGGCACGAATTATTACACCGCTACTTGACTTCATGCAGACGATGCCTGCATTTGTCTACTTGCTGCCTGCGGTTACTTTCTTTAGCCTGGGTGTTGTACCAGGTGTTATTGCATCTGTCATTTTTGCAATTCCGCCAACAATTCGTCTGACTCACCTCGGAATCAAGCAGGTATCTGGCGAACTGGTGGAAGCAGCTGATGCATTTGGTTCAACTGCTGCACAGAAATTGTTTAAAGTACAGCTTCCGCTGGCTTTACCTACAGTAATGTCCGGTATTAACCAGACCATCATGTTGTCCCTCTCTATGGTCGTTATCGCGTCCATGATTGGTGCGCAAGGTATTGGTGCCGAAGTATATCGTGCCGTTACTCAACTGCAAATTGGTAAAGGTTTTGAAGCAGGTCTCGCTGTTGTCGTGCTTGCCATTGTGCTTGACCGATTCACACAGAATCTATTCATGCCAGGTCGCAAGAAGACGTCACGCGTTACATCGAAACAAAAAGCATGGATTACTTCTGTAGCGACACTCGTCGTGCTCCTCGCAGGCTTCTCCCAGTATTTCGTAGGCGGTACAACTTCCGCTGGCGGAAACAACGCAGCAGCTAATGCTGTAGGTGATGAAGTGAACTATCAAATTATCGGTATCGATCCAGGTGCCGGTATCATGAAATCAACTGCAAAAGCGATTGAGGATTACAATCTTACAGATTGGACGCTCATCGAAGGCTCTGGTGCAGCAATGACTGCTACGCTGGATAAAGCCATCAAAAATGAAGAACCGATTATCATTACAGGCTGGACTCCGCACTGGATGTTCAACAAATATGATCTTAAATATCTGGAAGATCCAAAAAAATCCTTCGGGGATGCTGAAGAAATTCATACCATCGCTCGTAAAGGCCTAAAAGATGATCACCCTGTCGCTTATGAGTTCTTGTCCCGCTTCAAGTGGACATCCGATGATATGGGTGAAATGATGATTGGCATCCAGGATGGTACATCGCCAGAAGATGCAGCTAAAGATTATGCTGAGAAACATGCCGATCAGATCGACGAATGGACGAAAGGTCTGACACCGGTAAATGGCGATTCCTTTAAACTTAGCTATGTTGCTTGGGATTCCGAAATCGCAAGTACAAACCTTCTGAAATATGTGATGGAAACAAAACTTGGCTACAAGGTTAATGCCCTTCAAGTTGAAGCAGGTCCAATGTGGACAGGTGTTGCTTCTGGTGACGTAGATGCCTCTCCGGCAGCATGGTTGCCACTAACACATGCTGACTACTGGGATCGGTACAAAGATCAGGTTGACGATCTTGGTGCTAACATGACGGGTGTACGTACAGGTCTTGTGGTTCCAGGTTATATGACAGATGTTAATTCCATTGAAGATCTGGAAACAGGCGCTGCTGCTTCTACTGCTGCTCCAACAGCAAGTACGAATGTAGGCGACGAGGTTAATCACCAAATCGTTGGGATTGACCCAGGTGCAGGTCTGATGAAAGCTACAGCAAATGCCATTGAGAATTATGGTTTAACGAACTGGAATCTAGTTGAAGGCTCTGGCGCAGCGATGACTGCATCTCTGGACAAAGCTTACAAAAATCAAGAACCGATCATCGTTACTGGTTGGACACCTCACTGGATGTTCAATCAGTATGATCTCAAGTATCTGGATGATCCCGACAAAATCTTCGGGGACGCAGAGGAAGTTCACACTGTTGGTCGTAAGGGAATAAAAGAAGATCATCCTGTGGCTTATGAATTCTTCTCTCGCTTTAATTGGACTGCCGACGAAATGAGTGAAATCATGGTCGACATTCAAAAAGGCATTTCCCCTGAAGAAGCTGCCAAGACTTATGCTGAGAAACATCCAGACCAAATTGAGGAATGGATCAAAGGACTTACACCTGTTAAGGGTGATACGCTACGTCTAGGTTATGTTGCATGGGACTCTGAGATTGCAAGTACGAATCTACTGAAATATGTCCTTGAGACGGATCTAGGTTACAACGTTCAAGCACTGCAAGTCGAAGCAGGTCCTATGTGGGCAGGCTTGGCAGCAGGAGATATCGATGCTTCTCCAGCTGTTTGGTTGCCACTCACTCACGGCGACTATTGGGATTCGTACGGAGACAAGATCGACGATATTGCTGTAAGCATGACAGGTGTGAAACAAGGACTGGTAGTTCCAACCTACATGGACATCAATTCAGTTGAAGATTTAAAAGATAATTAA
- a CDS encoding glycine betaine/L-proline ABC transporter ATP-binding protein, whose product MTILEVKNVSKLFGPQTEQGLQLLEQGWGKEKLAKEKQITVGVNRVNMEIKEGEIFVIMGLSGSGKSTLVRMFNRLIEPTSGEILVHGKDLRKMNKEQLREVRRKTISMVFQKFALFPHRTVLDNVEYGLEVQKVDKEVRREKAKTSLELVGLKGWEDKMPDELSGGMQQRVGLARALANDPEVLLMDEAFSALDPLIRRDMQDELIELQDKMKKTIIFITHDLDEALRIGDRIALMKDGAVVQIGTPEEIMIQPANSYVARFVEDVDLSKVLTASHVMRRPETITLDRGPRVALELMRERGISNLFVIDRSKKLLGVITAEDASRAMRESKTLNDILITDGPTVPPETLIHELFEITSSAHVPLAVVGENGRLQGVIVRGALLGALSGEVAVKEELVNDSQNTTSIVD is encoded by the coding sequence ATGACCATACTAGAAGTGAAGAATGTAAGTAAACTGTTTGGCCCCCAAACCGAGCAAGGATTACAATTGTTAGAGCAAGGTTGGGGTAAAGAAAAGTTGGCCAAAGAAAAACAGATAACGGTTGGTGTCAATCGGGTCAACATGGAGATCAAAGAAGGCGAGATTTTCGTTATCATGGGCTTGTCCGGTAGTGGTAAATCCACACTGGTTCGTATGTTTAATCGATTAATCGAACCAACATCTGGAGAAATTCTCGTTCATGGCAAAGATTTACGTAAGATGAACAAAGAACAATTGCGCGAAGTACGCCGGAAAACAATCAGCATGGTTTTTCAAAAATTTGCGTTGTTCCCGCACCGTACCGTTCTCGATAATGTAGAGTATGGACTTGAAGTCCAAAAAGTGGACAAAGAAGTTCGACGTGAAAAAGCAAAAACGTCGCTTGAGCTAGTTGGCCTAAAAGGCTGGGAAGACAAAATGCCGGATGAGCTCAGTGGTGGTATGCAGCAGCGTGTAGGTCTTGCCCGTGCACTTGCCAATGATCCAGAAGTGCTGTTGATGGATGAAGCCTTCAGCGCCCTCGATCCACTGATTCGCCGTGATATGCAGGATGAACTGATTGAGCTTCAGGATAAAATGAAAAAGACGATTATTTTCATTACCCATGACTTGGACGAAGCGCTGCGCATCGGCGATCGTATTGCTCTTATGAAAGATGGAGCCGTCGTGCAGATCGGTACACCGGAAGAAATCATGATTCAACCGGCCAACTCCTATGTGGCCCGCTTCGTCGAAGACGTGGACTTGTCCAAAGTCCTTACCGCTTCTCACGTAATGCGTCGCCCAGAAACGATTACGTTAGACCGTGGTCCTCGTGTTGCCCTCGAATTAATGCGCGAACGTGGTATTTCCAACCTGTTTGTCATTGACCGTTCGAAGAAATTGCTAGGTGTCATTACGGCTGAGGATGCTTCTCGTGCAATGCGTGAGAGTAAGACATTGAACGACATCCTTATTACGGATGGACCAACCGTTCCACCTGAAACGTTGATTCATGAGTTGTTTGAAATTACAAGTTCTGCCCATGTGCCTCTTGCCGTTGTTGGTGAGAATGGCCGTCTGCAAGGTGTTATCGTCCGCGGTGCCCTGCTGGGTGCTCTTAGCGGTGAAGTTGCAGTAAAGGAGGAACTCGTGAATGATTCCCAAAATACCACTAGCATCGTGGATTGA
- a CDS encoding S-layer homology domain-containing protein, whose translation MGSHWASAAIQQAISRGIVNGYQDGNFRPNAPATRTEFIVMLARAFELPASNKALTFKDAAGIPAWAQSFIAQAVDQGIISGYTDDTFRSSGKVSRVEMTVMLVRALGLPVESNPTLSFADADQVPAWAAPYIAAAYEAGLVKGTGKNKFNPLAEATRAEVVTLLMSASELQLQP comes from the coding sequence GTGGGGAGTCATTGGGCAAGTGCTGCTATTCAGCAGGCCATTTCCAGGGGAATTGTGAATGGGTATCAGGATGGAAACTTCCGTCCGAATGCTCCAGCTACACGCACTGAATTCATTGTTATGTTGGCAAGAGCATTTGAACTTCCGGCCAGCAACAAAGCGTTGACGTTTAAGGATGCTGCTGGGATACCTGCTTGGGCACAATCTTTTATCGCTCAGGCTGTGGATCAAGGGATTATTAGTGGTTATACCGACGATACATTCCGCTCATCAGGCAAAGTATCGCGTGTAGAGATGACGGTAATGCTGGTTAGAGCTCTTGGGCTTCCGGTAGAATCCAATCCTACACTGAGTTTTGCGGATGCAGATCAGGTACCTGCTTGGGCAGCTCCTTATATCGCTGCAGCCTATGAAGCGGGTCTCGTAAAAGGAACAGGCAAGAACAAGTTTAACCCATTGGCTGAAGCTACTCGGGCTGAAGTGGTGACATTGCTAATGTCAGCAAGTGAGCTTCAATTACAGCCATAA
- a CDS encoding helix-turn-helix domain-containing protein: protein MTEQLSFNGETSSLPLLSSMCRVRRGENFRVNSRAVSRPMLCLVLQGEGLLSLNDELYPATANQLFVLEEGTHVEATSTSNITEFILVSMSTVIVQQVHGEWKMTSVPGLPLHWHTGRILVRQEHQIVARFKQLYDAYRGVTQDHFVSIHSQLHELLQYVSEHRLETNQERVDPALERSIRYMHRFMGDGISMDQLAKIANLTPSSYSRSFKKAKGMSPTDYLNGLRICKAKSQLKQNECSIKEIAESVGYGNEYYFNRKFKQTVGISPSLYMKQNQLKVATASVLALPEHLSSLGLEAVASVNAWSDREVVDKESHRQFTMQLDKLRRAKPDLIIADWYHEAYVDSLKSIAPTVILNKVQDWRESYLRIGELVGREKQALFHIKELAFRILETSKRLQTYFANERITLVQVTSQLVRIQGTFDHPLPELLYGELGLQPAQLVPPQQSQSEFLAESTPLLDTDHLLIQRVPTLAASEKVLRRMKQTTGWNRSPAVLHGNVHEIHHWFEICWTPRGQIQIMNELEQIAQQYTAFSQTAWTL from the coding sequence ATGACTGAACAGCTTTCTTTCAATGGTGAAACTTCATCTCTGCCGTTGCTCTCTTCCATGTGCCGGGTTCGACGTGGAGAGAATTTCCGTGTAAATAGCAGAGCGGTGTCCCGTCCGATGCTGTGCCTTGTTTTACAAGGTGAAGGGCTTCTGTCCCTTAATGATGAACTCTATCCAGCTACGGCTAATCAACTGTTTGTCTTAGAAGAAGGTACACACGTCGAGGCTACCTCAACGTCCAATATAACGGAGTTTATTCTGGTGAGTATGAGCACGGTAATTGTGCAGCAAGTGCATGGTGAATGGAAAATGACATCTGTTCCTGGGCTTCCGCTGCATTGGCATACAGGCAGAATACTTGTCCGTCAAGAACATCAGATCGTGGCGCGTTTTAAACAACTGTACGATGCATATCGTGGTGTGACGCAAGATCATTTTGTTAGCATACATAGCCAGCTCCATGAATTGCTCCAGTATGTCTCAGAGCATCGGCTAGAAACGAATCAAGAAAGAGTTGATCCGGCGCTTGAGCGCAGTATTCGATATATGCACCGCTTCATGGGAGACGGGATTAGCATGGATCAACTCGCCAAAATCGCCAACCTAACGCCTAGCTCTTATTCTCGAAGCTTCAAAAAGGCTAAGGGCATGTCCCCCACCGATTATCTCAACGGACTTCGAATCTGCAAAGCCAAATCACAATTAAAACAAAATGAATGTTCTATTAAAGAGATCGCAGAATCCGTCGGATACGGCAACGAATATTATTTCAATCGCAAATTCAAACAAACTGTGGGCATATCGCCTAGTTTATATATGAAGCAAAACCAATTAAAAGTCGCCACCGCATCGGTGCTTGCCTTGCCTGAACACCTGTCCTCCCTAGGTCTTGAGGCGGTTGCATCAGTTAACGCATGGAGTGACAGAGAAGTCGTTGATAAAGAATCCCATCGTCAGTTCACTATGCAATTAGATAAACTTCGCAGAGCTAAGCCTGATTTAATCATTGCCGATTGGTATCATGAGGCATATGTGGATTCACTCAAAAGCATTGCACCCACTGTGATCTTGAACAAGGTGCAAGACTGGCGCGAAAGTTATCTTCGAATCGGAGAACTGGTCGGAAGAGAGAAACAGGCGTTATTTCATATTAAAGAGTTAGCCTTCCGAATCTTGGAAACGAGCAAGCGTCTACAGACGTATTTCGCTAACGAGCGTATTACGCTTGTTCAAGTGACATCACAACTCGTTCGCATACAAGGTACATTTGATCATCCACTGCCGGAATTGTTATATGGTGAGCTGGGGCTGCAACCTGCACAACTTGTCCCGCCACAACAATCACAAAGTGAGTTCTTGGCAGAGAGTACCCCATTACTCGATACGGATCACCTATTGATTCAGCGTGTGCCTACCCTTGCTGCCAGTGAAAAAGTGCTGCGCCGAATGAAGCAGACGACAGGTTGGAACCGCTCACCTGCTGTACTTCATGGTAATGTCCATGAGATTCATCATTGGTTTGAGATATGCTGGACACCTCGCGGGCAGATTCAGATCATGAATGAGTTAGAGCAGATTGCCCAGCAGTATACAGCCTTTTCTCAAACGGCTTGGACTCTATAA
- a CDS encoding ABC transporter substrate-binding protein, with translation MKKRMILPLIVIMLFAIIASACGNDASNNATSNSNQETAADTTSSGAAQEETKDTITYQSETGPVEIPAKPERIVALSNGPNILSMDVTPVGVDEWTAANPLFKDKLKDVAIVTDSDPESIAALNPDLIIAGSTMKNLEQLAKIAPTIVYTWGKLDYLDQQLEIGKVLNKEAEAQAWVDDFTKRAEDIGNEIKAKYGDNVTVSTIEIFEKEVFVMGDHWARGTEALYQAMKLNMPEQVKNDTLQEGYHSLSLEVLPEYMGDFVVVSRDMTRDNEIMKSTIWSNIPAVQNKHVIELETKAVTYSDPTTLEYVLNIFKEAFLGETK, from the coding sequence ATGAAAAAGAGAATGATCCTGCCGTTGATTGTGATCATGTTGTTCGCGATCATCGCCAGCGCCTGCGGTAACGATGCTTCAAACAATGCTACCAGTAACAGCAATCAGGAGACGGCTGCTGATACGACAAGTTCAGGTGCTGCTCAGGAAGAAACAAAGGACACAATTACCTATCAGTCTGAAACTGGCCCAGTAGAGATTCCGGCCAAGCCCGAGAGAATCGTTGCTCTGTCTAATGGCCCCAATATACTTTCTATGGATGTAACACCAGTGGGTGTAGATGAATGGACTGCGGCGAATCCGCTGTTCAAGGACAAATTAAAAGATGTTGCCATCGTAACGGATTCAGATCCAGAGAGCATCGCAGCATTGAATCCGGATTTAATCATTGCTGGTTCAACGATGAAGAATCTGGAGCAGCTGGCTAAGATTGCACCTACTATTGTGTATACGTGGGGCAAACTCGACTACTTGGATCAACAGTTAGAGATCGGTAAAGTACTGAATAAAGAAGCTGAAGCACAAGCTTGGGTGGATGATTTCACAAAAAGAGCCGAGGACATCGGCAATGAGATCAAAGCAAAATATGGGGATAACGTAACGGTATCCACAATTGAAATATTTGAAAAAGAAGTATTTGTCATGGGAGATCACTGGGCGCGGGGAACCGAAGCGTTATATCAAGCCATGAAGCTGAATATGCCGGAACAAGTAAAGAATGATACATTACAAGAAGGCTATCACTCCTTATCACTTGAGGTTCTTCCTGAATACATGGGTGATTTCGTTGTTGTCAGTAGAGATATGACTCGGGATAACGAAATTATGAAGTCTACCATTTGGAGCAATATCCCTGCTGTTCAGAATAAACACGTCATTGAATTGGAAACCAAAGCTGTCACGTATAGTGATCCAACTACACTAGAATATGTATTGAATATTTTCAAAGAAGCATTTCTTGGCGAAACGAAGTAA
- a CDS encoding 5'-nucleotidase C-terminal domain-containing protein, which yields MKEYAISATELATTEIVATTITVEDTEQQLPEPVLLGSKGRIIPKVIDSDQFGEFNPDMDAIDFYESLEGMRIQIDEATIIGPYSSEPGLAVVIDNDPNNPLRTPAGGVILTGDGAEAFESSLNPQRLFINKKPPHAVKTGDKLTDSVRGVMTYSNGNFKILPEGNLPAITSGGLEQAITKIEQTNNKLTIATFNVENFSQKDAARAMKIGGIIVNNLKNPDIIGIMEVQDNDGATDSGTTAADASFQTLINAIASNHGPTYKYTDIAPENNKDGGAPGANIRVGFLYNESRVSLKEGIKGSATTSMQVGVDGSLSNNPGRIAPNDEAFASSRKPLAAEFEFNGERVVVIANHFNSKGGDLKPFGSIQPATRSSEVQRAKQATLVNGFVKELLNKDPDVNVAVLGDFNDFQFSKTLNILEGDELDNLVNDLPENERYSYIYDGNSQTLDHILVSKNVSDTAVIEVVHVNADFETADGRVSDHDPLLAQLSIGDAAEEGDFNLRVLHTNDTHAHLDNIPRRVTAIKEARNDNTLVLDAGDVFSGTLYFNLFNGLADLEFMNMIGYDAMTFGNHEFDKGTGVLKDFIEQAEFPFVSANINFGKDANLSGLYNESIGKPGEDAQIYPAIITEVNGEQVGIFGLTTADTVSLSSPGDELKFEDYRASAQATVDMLQQEGINKIIALTHLGYSEDLKLAEAVKGIDIVVGGHSHTILKEPIVVGSEDEPTLVVQTGEYDVSLGKLDVTFNEEGVLKKWNGTLLSLDAKDAAGNYIYEDDSVAKAKLAEYAPQLEKFKKTVIGKTNVFLDGERNSVRKQETNLGNLMTDGMLEKVKSIVKENDVKGYVAIQNSGGIRASFKEGDITLGDLLTVMPFGNNLSALKMTGKEITAALENGVSGVETGEGRFPQVSGMRFYYDSTKPNEKIDSVTNQVTQVGKRIIKVQIKNANGTYTDIDPNGYYIVATNSFMANGGDFYRAMRAAKDDNRFYELNLVDYEIFNEHLDRVGLVNQATEGRSTDLKGGSLPGEGSNPGNGGGNNGSNPGSGNGVEVV from the coding sequence GTGAAAGAGTATGCAATATCAGCGACAGAACTGGCAACAACTGAGATTGTAGCTACAACAATTACAGTTGAGGATACAGAGCAGCAGCTACCTGAACCAGTTCTTCTGGGAAGTAAAGGACGAATCATTCCTAAGGTGATTGATTCTGATCAGTTTGGCGAGTTCAATCCCGATATGGATGCAATTGACTTTTATGAAAGTTTGGAAGGAATGAGAATACAGATCGATGAGGCAACCATTATTGGACCATATTCCAGTGAACCGGGTCTAGCTGTTGTTATAGATAATGATCCGAACAATCCGCTTCGTACACCTGCTGGTGGTGTCATCTTGACCGGAGACGGTGCAGAAGCGTTTGAAAGTTCACTTAATCCACAGCGATTATTTATTAATAAAAAACCCCCACACGCGGTTAAAACTGGAGATAAGCTCACTGATTCAGTTAGAGGAGTCATGACTTATTCCAATGGTAATTTTAAGATCCTCCCTGAGGGGAATCTTCCAGCTATTACTTCAGGTGGGTTAGAACAAGCAATAACGAAGATTGAACAGACGAATAATAAGCTGACAATCGCAACCTTCAACGTTGAAAACTTCAGCCAGAAGGATGCAGCAAGAGCTATGAAAATCGGTGGTATTATCGTCAATAACCTGAAAAATCCGGATATTATCGGCATTATGGAGGTACAGGATAATGATGGTGCTACGGACAGTGGAACAACAGCTGCGGATGCGAGCTTCCAGACCTTAATTAACGCAATTGCTTCGAATCATGGGCCGACCTATAAATATACGGATATTGCTCCGGAAAATAACAAGGATGGCGGGGCACCAGGCGCGAACATTCGTGTAGGCTTCTTATACAACGAATCGCGTGTTTCGTTGAAGGAAGGAATTAAAGGAAGTGCAACAACATCCATGCAGGTAGGTGTTGACGGTAGTCTATCCAATAATCCTGGCAGAATCGCGCCTAATGATGAAGCTTTCGCTAGTTCTCGCAAACCGCTTGCTGCGGAATTTGAATTTAACGGTGAGCGTGTAGTTGTGATCGCCAACCATTTCAATTCCAAAGGTGGAGACTTGAAGCCTTTTGGAAGTATACAGCCTGCGACAAGAAGTAGCGAAGTTCAGCGCGCGAAGCAAGCGACGCTCGTAAATGGATTTGTGAAAGAGTTATTGAACAAAGATCCTGACGTTAATGTCGCGGTTCTCGGTGATTTCAATGACTTCCAGTTCTCCAAAACACTGAACATTCTCGAAGGAGATGAACTGGACAATCTGGTGAACGATCTACCGGAAAATGAGCGCTATTCCTATATTTACGATGGAAACTCTCAGACACTGGATCACATTCTGGTGAGCAAAAATGTGTCTGATACGGCAGTCATCGAAGTTGTGCATGTGAATGCCGATTTCGAAACAGCAGATGGACGGGTGAGTGACCATGATCCATTGCTGGCTCAATTAAGCATCGGTGATGCTGCGGAAGAAGGCGACTTCAATCTACGTGTATTGCACACTAATGATACACATGCACATTTAGATAATATCCCTCGCCGTGTAACGGCGATAAAGGAAGCACGCAACGATAATACACTGGTGCTGGATGCAGGAGATGTATTCTCAGGTACGCTATACTTCAATCTATTTAATGGTCTGGCGGATCTGGAGTTCATGAATATGATTGGATACGATGCGATGACCTTTGGTAACCATGAGTTTGATAAAGGTACAGGTGTGCTGAAAGATTTCATTGAACAAGCTGAGTTCCCATTCGTGAGTGCTAACATTAACTTTGGGAAAGATGCGAATCTGAGTGGCCTGTATAATGAAAGCATTGGCAAACCGGGGGAGGACGCCCAAATCTATCCGGCTATTATTACAGAGGTAAATGGTGAACAGGTCGGGATTTTTGGTCTGACTACAGCGGATACGGTATCTCTATCCTCACCGGGAGATGAGCTGAAGTTTGAGGATTACCGAGCGAGTGCCCAAGCCACGGTGGACATGCTGCAACAGGAAGGCATTAACAAAATTATCGCCCTGACACACTTGGGTTACTCCGAGGATCTGAAGCTGGCTGAAGCAGTAAAAGGCATTGACATTGTAGTAGGCGGCCATTCACATACAATTCTGAAAGAACCGATTGTTGTGGGAAGCGAGGATGAACCTACACTGGTTGTGCAGACTGGGGAGTATGACGTTTCTCTTGGAAAGTTGGATGTTACGTTTAATGAAGAGGGCGTATTGAAGAAATGGAATGGTACATTGCTGAGTCTTGATGCAAAGGACGCCGCGGGTAACTATATCTACGAGGATGACTCTGTTGCCAAAGCGAAGCTTGCTGAATACGCACCGCAACTGGAAAAATTCAAGAAAACCGTGATCGGCAAAACCAATGTATTTCTGGATGGAGAGCGCAACAGTGTGCGTAAGCAGGAAACGAACCTGGGGAATCTAATGACAGATGGCATGCTGGAAAAAGTGAAATCGATCGTGAAAGAGAATGATGTCAAAGGGTACGTAGCTATTCAAAATAGTGGCGGCATTCGAGCTTCCTTCAAGGAAGGCGACATTACGCTAGGTGATCTGCTCACGGTGATGCCGTTCGGGAATAATCTGTCCGCGCTGAAAATGACAGGTAAGGAAATTACCGCTGCGCTTGAGAACGGTGTAAGTGGAGTGGAAACGGGAGAAGGACGCTTCCCGCAAGTATCTGGAATGCGATTCTATTACGACTCCACCAAACCAAATGAGAAGATTGATTCTGTCACGAACCAAGTAACACAAGTAGGCAAACGGATTATCAAAGTGCAAATTAAGAATGCAAACGGAACGTATACGGATATCGATCCGAATGGGTATTACATCGTAGCGACGAACTCCTTTATGGCCAACGGTGGAGATTTCTATCGTGCAATGAGAGCTGCTAAGGATGACAATCGATTCTACGAATTGAATCTGGTTGATTATGAAATTTTCAATGAACACCTTGATCGAGTAGGTCTGGTAAATCAAGCCACAGAGGGACGTAGTACTGACCTAAAAGGTGGCTCATTGCCAGGGGAAGGAAGTAACCCTGGTAATGGTGGTGGCAATAATGGAAGTAATCCCGGAAGTGGTAACGGGGTGGAGGTGGTGTAA